In the Zea mays cultivar B73 unplaced genomic scaffold, Zm-B73-REFERENCE-NAM-5.0 scaffold_301, whole genome shotgun sequence genome, TCTGGATTTCTGCCAATCTCTTTCCTTGTGGATCTCATTCCTGGGTTCGGTAGGTTGATGGCTAAGGGAAGGTCTAGTCTAGTACGGATAGGAATTTAAGACTGGAGGATGCAAGAGAAGCAGATCTTCCTCGGCAAAAGGAAGAGAAGCAGAAGCCAATACAGCGGTGGAAAAGGATGGAATGTTGGACTATGGCCTTGCTTTATGGCAGTTACAAAACACATGAAGTTGAGAAGGGGTCCCGTATCAACCAACAAGCTATCCGTTGACCTATCTTGCCTAGCAAGAAAACGGCTTGCGCCTCACTCAAGCAAGTGCGAACGGGGCATTTTGAAAGTGAAATAACAGATTTTATATTGAATTAGGGCGTTTTATATGCCATCGATCTTCAGGTAACTCATTCACTGGATGAGAGAAAGTTCACGCTCCCTATCCCTAGTAGAAATTGATTACAAAACTGCCGCAGGCAAGATAAATATAAGTACAGGAGAGGAAATAGGAATGAATTAAAGAAAGTAGGACAGGTAAGCACTAGAGTAGAGGATGCATCCATAGAAAGCGGCAAGTTAGAATATTGATATTTATTTCCACACCATAAACAAAGTAACATAATGTGTGAAATAAACTTACAGGGGCGATCTTCCTATGCGATAGATTAGTTGGGCATATACGAAAATATGCAAACCAGGTTTCTTTCCTTTGTCTAGATTTTTTGTGTTCGAGCAATTTGGATTTCCAGCTGGGACTTCAACCGCAGTCTTGCCATTCTTTTTAATCACTGGTTCAATATTTAGATATCCCCGGATGTTCAACTTCAAGGCTAGGGTGGAGATGCTCCATTAGTGAAAGACCGATCTTCCCATACCAATCATCTTCCTCGCCCACTCAATGAATCCATCCTCGATTGAACTAGGGCTTCGCTTCGCTATTGCCTCTCCTGCCTTGTGTAGTGCCCTCTGGGGACTGCTCTAGTTCCCCAGATCTTAGCCAAATCAGTCAAGTTCAATGCTAAGGATTGAGGGTGACCAGTGGTCTTATGTGCATTCGGAAGAACCAACCTATACTAACATATAAGACCGAAGGGACAGACTCCTTTCCGAATGGTCTATGGGGCAGAAGCTATAATCCTCACTTTTTCCTAGCGTCTAGACACCACCTATTAGTAGTAAATCAAGAAAGCATTTAACCATCGTCTGCGTGCATCAATTATTGCTGCTTTCCGAAGATAGACTGAATGCTGAATGAAGAGAAGACTTATCTCCCGCCGTTGCTCGAGCCCGAGCTGCCGCTGTAGTGCAATGGGTCTTTCAAGGATCGAATTGGGCGTGATCTGGCCTTCATCCTCGAGGATATCCTGGACCTTCACATGAACACATTCAACGGGTCGATACCAGCTGCTTTTGGTAACCAGTCTCGGCTCTAGCACCTTGATGCAAGCCAGAATAACCTCACGGGATAAATATTCCCGGGAATAACTGCGTTGGTGAACCAGTTGACACTTGATCTCTCATCAAACAGTTTGGTGGGGCCAATACCTAGGGAGATTGGTCAACTGGAAAATAAGGAATTGCTAATTTAGAGACAGAATGGTCTTAGTGGAAGCATTCCAGAAGAGATTGGTAACCTGAAGCTGCTAAAAGTTCTTCAACTCCCCGGATGCAAGTTCACAGGCACCATCCCTTGGTCAATTGGTGGTCTCAAAAGAAGGAACTTTATATATCAGAGAACTACTTCAATGCTGAACTGCCAACATCTGTCGGTGAGCTGGGCAATCTAACTCGGCTGTTTGCAAAGGTGCTGGGCTCAGTGGGAGCATACCAAAAGAGCTTAGTAACTGCAAGAAGCTTACGCTCAAAAATCTGTCCGTCCCTTCAATGCCTTCACAGGCTCTATCCCTGAAGAACTTGCAGATTTAGAAGCTATTGCCACAATTTTCGTTGAAGGGAACAAACTTACGGGTCATATTCCAGATTGGATACGGAACAGGGCGAGTGTTCGATCCATATCTCTTGCAGAAAACATGTTCCGTGGGCCTCTGCCAGCGCTGCCATTGCAGCATCTTGTTAGTTTCTCTGCAGAAACCAACCAGCTCTCAGGTTCTATTCTATCCCAGCCGAGATATGTCAAGCCAACTCTCTGCAGTCACTCATATTGCACAATAACAATCTGACTGGGAGTATTCTAGAGACATTCATTTAAAGGATGCAAGAACCTCACAGAGCTGAACTTGCTAGGTAACCGTCTTAATGGTGAGATACCAGATTACTTGGCTGAGCTACCGCATAGATAGTAAAACTGGAATTGTCCCAAAACAATTTCACGGGAATGCAGCCTGACAAGTTGTGGGAGTCATCAACCATTTTGGAGATCTTATTCTAACCTTGTTCTATTGCTCTTTCTCAATGGTATTTCGGAGTGCTAGACCTCATTCTCTTTGATACGCTTATTCAATTGTTTCTTACGAAACCTTACGTTACTTTAATTCGATCCACGCGTAGCGCCTTTACTTTATTCTCTTTGAGAACTTTGAAAAGCCAAAGCACCCCGCAACTTCGAATTCGAAAAGAATGCTAAAACACCTGTTCAGTAAGAACAGCTAGCTTGAACCAACCCATTCGGACTGTACCACTTTATAATCCACCACTCTACGCTGATTGACAAAAATCATCTTTTCGGGAAGCGGAGAACTCATCTCAACACAAAGTCTGGCAAAGGATAACCTCTCCTGAGTAGCTGTCAACGATCAGTGAATCAAGGCGATCCGCAGTGAGAAAGCTCACAGTAGAATGCTACTGTAGGCCGGTAATGAGCCCGGTTCGCAGAAAGTAGAAGCTGGAAATGGCTTCCCCTCACACTTTCATATAAATCTTAGCTCTAGCACAACGACCTATGAAACTACTACTTTGCTTTGATTTGAGTACAGAGCCCTTCCTATTTTAGAACTGCAAGTCCTTCGCGCTTCGGAAAAACCTTTGGACTCACCCACCTGCTCACTTACTTTTATGCACCGGAACAAAAGCATTATGCTAAGTGCTAAGTCAGCCTCTTTGAAGTAAGTTCTGAAGCAGAAGCTGGCTAGTGGAGTCAGTTGACCCAGTGCTTTCCTGAGTGTTTATCTTCAATATTGTATCAAGTTGCTTTTTCTTTCCTTTGGCTTGCTTCTCTTAACCTTCTTCACGCCTCCACTCTGCAACGCAATGTTTTAGATCCATCTATAATGAAACGATAAAGTTTGACGGCTTCAAAAAAGTTTCGATTGAAAGAAGCCCACATACCCGCTCTTCTTTCCCGCACCTACCTTTCCAAGTAAAGTACCTAGAGAAGAAGGAAGGCGGTGACACCTTTCCAAGTAAAGTACCTAGAGAAGGCAGGTGGGCCTCGCCTTCTTTctgtaaaagaaaaaaaaaaaagCTACTCTACTACAGACAACGCTGCTCAAAAGAACTCAATTTCTCCACCTCTCATTTTAGTCAAAATCAAAAGAAAGGAGAAGGATCCGGAGCAGGGTCACTCCCATCATCCCCCCCGGAATCAGAATCAGAATAACTTTTGCGCTTCCTTGACTCGGGCGGGCCTTCGGAGGTTCCTACTTTCCTTCCCCGCCCCCGGACAATTTTCTTCCCCCGTGCTCCCCGCTGAGTCGCCTCCTCCTGATTGAGGGGCATCAGGCTCGAGCATCGGGATCGGGGGTGTCGGGCTCACCGCGCGCCGCGTGCCCATATTTCCTTAGCAGATTATCGAATCGATCTCTACCCAAAACTCGCTGTGTGACTCGTCCCGTACAAACTGAACCCAGGTTTCTTGTAGAAGCGGTAGCTCCGCCCCCTCTGGCAGGACGTTATCTACAAGTTCCCTTGGCGTAGTCCCGGCTTCTACTAAAGATTGCTCCTCCCCGGCCCGCCTATAAATCCTTTCTATTCTCTCTGCCAAATCAGATTAAATGGATTCCGGATCAGCGGGGGGGACAGGTGCGTCATCCCCTTTGTGGGAGAAGAACCTTCTGTTCTGAATATGAATAGTAGTCCTCCTAGAATCCAAGGCATTTCGTCGGAATACATCCTGTCTTTTCACCTTTGTAGTCCTATGCATAGTAAGTACTATAGCCCCAATCATAGCTACTAATAAAATCAGACTAGAAACCAAAAACCAGACGGAATAGTAGGTATAAAGTAAATTGCCCAATGTTTCCAAATTAGTCCAACTTCGTACCTTTCCGGCATAAACCGTATATTTCAGAGAGGTCGTATTTCTGTGGGTTGGTAGTAATGGAATGGTTTCATTATCTAAAATGAAGAACATTTCCCACCAAAAGATCAGTCCAATAATACCACTCACTGGTAAATAGCGCAATACTTCTTCGTGAATCTCCGCTATTTGAATATTGAACATCATAACCACGAATAGGAATGAAACGGCAATAGCTCCTATATGAACTACTGGGAAGATCATAGCGGAGAAGTCGAGACCTAACAAAATAAGTAAACCAGAAGTGTCGCAAAAGACTAGGATGGGAAACAAAACGGAATGTACCGGATTTTTAGCACGTACAACCA is a window encoding:
- the LOC118474701 gene encoding NADH-ubiquinone oxidoreductase chain 6, yielding MILSVLSSPALVSGLMVVRAKNPVHSVLFPILVFCDTSGLLILLGLDFSAMIFPVVHIGAIAVSFLFVVMMFNIQIAEIHEEVLRYLPVSGIIGLIFWWEMFFILDNETIPLLPTHRNTTSLKYTVYAGKVRSWTNLETLGNLLYTYYSVWFLVSSLILLVAMIGAIVLTMHRTTKVKRQDVFRRNALDSRRTTIHIQNRRFFSHKGDDAPVPPADPESI